A window of Thermococcus aggregans contains these coding sequences:
- a CDS encoding metallophosphoesterase: MYELLPQKGIKIGNSIVIADLHIGYEESMAKEGVYLPKAFKQMLDSIVALLKEERPKRLIINGDLKHSFVPLKREKLELKAFFEHVMPLVEEVVVVRGNHDVGINWIKELGVEVVEELELKGWKIVHGHKLVEGEKFIIGHEHPAIRLRDEVGALIKVPIFLVGESLIVLPAFSPWAYGNDILREIVSPFLKHVELTNFEVFVPLEKELLSFGKLGDLVKALQKI; encoded by the coding sequence ATGTATGAACTCCTTCCCCAGAAGGGCATTAAAATTGGAAATTCAATTGTGATAGCGGATCTCCACATTGGATACGAGGAGAGCATGGCGAAGGAAGGCGTTTATCTTCCAAAAGCCTTTAAACAAATGCTCGACTCCATCGTTGCCCTTCTCAAAGAAGAGCGGCCAAAAAGATTGATCATAAACGGCGACCTCAAGCACTCATTCGTTCCGCTTAAGCGTGAGAAGTTGGAGCTTAAGGCTTTTTTTGAACATGTCATGCCCCTCGTGGAGGAAGTAGTCGTTGTGAGGGGAAACCACGACGTGGGAATAAACTGGATCAAAGAACTTGGGGTGGAGGTTGTTGAGGAACTTGAGCTCAAGGGGTGGAAAATAGTCCACGGCCACAAGCTTGTTGAAGGAGAAAAATTCATCATAGGGCATGAACATCCGGCAATTCGGCTTAGGGATGAAGTGGGAGCGTTAATAAAAGTCCCAATCTTTTTGGTGGGGGAAAGCTTGATAGTGCTCCCGGCCTTTTCTCCGTGGGCATATGGAAACGACATCCTTAGGGAGATTGTTTCTCCTTTTCTTAAACACGTAGAGCTGACTAACTTTGAGGTTTTTGTCCCACTGGAAAAGGAGCTCTTGAGTTTTGGAAAGCTTGGCGACCTAGTTAAAGCTCTCCAGAAAATCTGA
- a CDS encoding PrsW family intramembrane metalloprotease yields MDVLSTIIFFAYAPALAILWYFYHEDKYEPEPKRYVIATFIVGATLSVGVAMVLEAFLVRGEFGYALLPATAFYMALVAGVVEEPAKALAIRIPFKAGQMDGIMDGVVYGVAAGLGFAATENFLYGLGFGVGTTIVRAFLTPFAHATWSAIVGVGYGLKAEGKIQGVSSYFALAILLHFLWDYFAFLSLAIPAYYIFTILLIFINIALIRYFIMLGQKEDLEKVWFYWFIRR; encoded by the coding sequence ATGGATGTACTAAGCACGATAATATTCTTTGCCTATGCTCCTGCTTTGGCGATACTCTGGTATTTCTATCACGAGGATAAATACGAACCAGAACCCAAACGCTACGTTATAGCAACGTTCATTGTTGGGGCAACTCTATCTGTTGGGGTTGCAATGGTACTTGAGGCATTTTTAGTACGGGGAGAATTTGGATATGCCCTCTTACCGGCAACCGCATTCTACATGGCACTTGTAGCAGGCGTTGTAGAGGAGCCTGCAAAAGCCCTGGCCATTAGGATCCCATTTAAAGCAGGTCAAATGGATGGGATAATGGATGGAGTTGTTTATGGTGTAGCGGCAGGATTGGGATTTGCAGCAACCGAGAACTTTTTATATGGTCTCGGTTTTGGAGTTGGAACCACCATAGTAAGGGCCTTCTTAACTCCCTTTGCCCATGCCACTTGGAGTGCAATCGTTGGCGTTGGATATGGTCTAAAAGCAGAAGGTAAAATTCAAGGCGTCTCAAGTTACTTTGCCCTTGCAATACTGCTCCACTTCCTTTGGGACTATTTTGCATTTTTGAGCCTTGCAATCCCCGCATATTACATCTTCACAATACTGCTGATCTTTATCAACATAGCCCTTATCAGATACTTCATAATGCTTGGGCAGAAGGAAGATTTGGAAAAGGTATGGTTCTACTGGTTCATTAGGAGGTGA
- a CDS encoding OPT family oligopeptide transporter → MERYAGQSVTKREESYREVTPVAVILGVLWGAFMAASFTYAGMIMGFTSGGSAIAAIVGWVILRGILKKGTIVENNIVQTVASAVNISVSGVIFTIPALYIMGLHKEINTLYFFLATAAGAILGITFIIPLRKQMIEIDRLRFPTGTAVATILKTPGSGIEKARLLFFGMALSAIIYLIQQFPLFGLPHIIPEAVDLGAALHLPEWVDLTIALSLMVFGMGLITGRNGLIVLAGGILSYYIITPVVKALGWLPADVQGSAISGYVYSTMTRPLGIGMLLGGSIAGLILSLPVIAVAMKSLAQASKLKDKNGNNEELPIYYLVAGAVLAFVLLLVTAYKLGNLGLGRSLLTALIGVAWIFIASLLVAMSTGMTDWSPVSGLSLVSVMILLYLTNKNVPLTILMGATVGVAISGAADMMQDLKTGHMVGAVPSRQQKVELLTAWLGPIIALTVVGLIWNAYGIGNDKVPAPQAMALKSMVEAVLGGSVPIDKFIAGGLLGFLLSLSGVPGLGVLVGLSMYLPMLYIIPYGIGCIVNEVAKRKKGYEFIVEKVIPFAAGLMVGEAAMTLLFAVLTVAGVLHP, encoded by the coding sequence ATGGAAAGATACGCTGGACAAAGCGTTACGAAACGAGAAGAAAGTTACAGGGAAGTAACACCTGTTGCCGTAATCTTGGGAGTTCTTTGGGGAGCATTTATGGCTGCAAGCTTTACCTACGCCGGAATGATAATGGGTTTCACTTCCGGAGGTTCTGCAATAGCAGCAATTGTTGGTTGGGTAATTCTTAGAGGAATTTTAAAGAAAGGTACGATAGTTGAAAACAACATAGTTCAAACGGTTGCTTCAGCCGTTAACATATCTGTTTCTGGAGTAATCTTCACAATCCCGGCGCTTTACATAATGGGCCTTCACAAAGAAATAAACACACTGTACTTCTTCTTAGCTACTGCAGCTGGAGCAATTTTGGGTATAACCTTCATCATCCCACTCAGAAAGCAAATGATCGAAATAGACAGACTCAGGTTCCCAACAGGAACTGCAGTTGCTACTATCCTTAAGACTCCAGGAAGTGGAATAGAAAAGGCAAGACTCCTGTTCTTTGGTATGGCCCTTAGTGCAATAATTTACCTCATTCAGCAGTTCCCACTCTTTGGATTGCCACACATTATACCCGAAGCCGTGGACTTAGGCGCAGCACTTCACCTTCCAGAATGGGTTGACTTAACAATTGCCCTCTCACTCATGGTATTTGGTATGGGTCTTATTACCGGAAGAAACGGTTTAATAGTTCTCGCTGGTGGTATACTCTCATACTACATCATAACTCCAGTAGTTAAGGCTTTGGGATGGCTACCAGCAGACGTTCAGGGAAGCGCAATAAGTGGGTACGTATACAGCACAATGACAAGACCATTGGGTATTGGTATGCTCCTTGGAGGGTCAATAGCTGGTTTGATACTCTCTCTACCCGTCATTGCAGTTGCCATGAAGAGCCTTGCACAAGCGAGCAAGCTTAAAGACAAGAATGGAAACAATGAAGAGCTCCCAATCTACTACCTAGTCGCGGGTGCCGTACTAGCATTTGTCTTGCTTTTAGTAACAGCTTACAAGCTTGGAAACCTAGGCCTAGGAAGAAGCCTCCTCACAGCACTCATTGGTGTCGCATGGATCTTCATTGCATCACTCCTCGTAGCAATGTCCACTGGAATGACTGACTGGAGCCCAGTTTCAGGTCTATCCCTTGTCTCAGTCATGATACTCCTCTACTTGACCAACAAGAACGTCCCACTTACAATCCTTATGGGTGCAACAGTTGGTGTGGCTATCTCAGGAGCTGCAGACATGATGCAAGATCTCAAGACTGGACACATGGTTGGTGCAGTTCCATCAAGACAGCAAAAAGTCGAGCTCTTGACCGCTTGGCTTGGACCTATAATCGCATTGACAGTCGTTGGCCTTATCTGGAATGCTTATGGAATTGGAAACGACAAAGTTCCAGCTCCTCAGGCTATGGCTCTTAAGTCAATGGTAGAAGCAGTACTTGGTGGAAGTGTACCAATAGACAAGTTCATAGCAGGTGGACTGCTTGGATTCCTCCTATCACTTAGCGGAGTTCCCGGACTTGGAGTTCTAGTAGGACTTTCAATGTACCTCCCAATGCTCTACATAATCCCATACGGAATTGGCTGTATTGTGAACGAGGTTGCAAAGAGGAAGAAGGGCTACGAATTCATCGTTGAGAAAGTTATTCCATTCGCCGCTGGATTGATGGTCGGAGAAGCTGCTATGACATTACTCTTTGCAGTGCTCACTGTAGCTGGAGTACTACACCCATGA
- a CDS encoding ATP-binding protein → MGLAVRIVEVEIENFRSLRHVKIPVDDLTILIGRNGTGKSSLLKALDLFFNPNSKYTEEDFYGKDTSKPIKITLKFELDTTEEIEEFQKYVREEGGRTYIKVVKIMKFSASKSNQSYHGVRLGIPQFSEARSLKREDLVQKYNELRQEFPDLPNLGRTPAKKAILKALEEYESLHPEMCAEILVEDQFFGYKEVGRGKIEKFIKFQLVPAIKDVSEETEYKKGSIITELTQLIIEEHIRSIPGFKHLEDKYKNLLKTLEKKGRKTETKGLLTELSHEITQILEKFAPNTKAYINWDDLEDFKMPLPTPRVSIEEDGFKVSVDRVGHGTQRALLFSLLHYLAEKKYETSNTEDTNENSANENSKLTLFLAIEELELYQHPQRQKHLKKTV, encoded by the coding sequence TTGGGATTAGCAGTGCGCATAGTTGAAGTTGAGATTGAGAATTTTAGATCTCTAAGGCATGTAAAAATACCTGTTGATGACCTTACAATATTAATTGGGAGAAATGGAACAGGCAAGTCTTCACTGTTGAAAGCTCTTGATTTGTTCTTTAATCCAAATTCCAAGTACACTGAAGAGGATTTTTATGGAAAAGACACTAGTAAACCAATAAAGATCACTTTAAAATTTGAGTTAGATACTACGGAGGAAATTGAAGAATTTCAAAAATATGTAAGAGAAGAAGGCGGCAGAACGTACATAAAAGTCGTGAAAATAATGAAATTCTCTGCTTCTAAGTCTAACCAGTCATATCATGGAGTGAGACTAGGTATCCCTCAGTTCTCTGAAGCACGTTCGTTGAAAAGAGAGGACTTGGTCCAGAAATATAATGAGCTACGACAAGAATTTCCAGATTTGCCTAATTTAGGAAGGACTCCTGCGAAGAAGGCAATTCTCAAGGCGCTTGAGGAATATGAAAGTTTACATCCAGAGATGTGTGCGGAGATACTAGTGGAAGACCAGTTTTTTGGGTATAAAGAAGTTGGTCGTGGAAAGATTGAGAAATTTATAAAGTTCCAGCTAGTTCCCGCAATTAAAGACGTCTCTGAGGAAACAGAGTATAAAAAGGGCAGTATTATCACGGAACTTACTCAATTGATAATAGAAGAGCATATCAGATCAATTCCGGGATTTAAACACCTTGAGGATAAATATAAAAATTTGCTCAAAACTTTAGAGAAAAAAGGTCGAAAAACCGAAACTAAGGGGCTATTAACTGAACTAAGCCATGAAATAACACAAATCCTGGAGAAATTTGCACCAAATACAAAGGCATACATAAATTGGGATGACCTTGAGGACTTTAAAATGCCATTGCCTACTCCGAGAGTATCAATTGAGGAAGATGGTTTTAAAGTGAGTGTTGATAGGGTGGGTCATGGAACCCAGAGAGCTCTTTTATTCTCTTTATTGCACTACTTAGCTGAAAAGAAGTATGAGACAAGTAATACAGAAGATACAAACGAAAATTCTGCTAATGAAAATTCAAAATTAACTCTGTTCCTGGCTATCGAGGAATTAGAGTTGTATCAGCATCCTCAACGTCAAAAACACCTTAAAAAAACTGTTTAA
- a CDS encoding ATP-dependent endonuclease, translating into MASFGIDSPSKQLKKFTTTINPLVNEGFFADKVVLVEGESNKAALEVVSEYSGVDLDGNNISIIPVGGKGNLLVAYLMFRGFEIPTYIIWDFDKESDEQNKYLFNAVGYDFKQGIRSSIIKKNFAVLNKNLEDVIKKDLEQKTGIYYLAN; encoded by the coding sequence TTGGCAAGCTTTGGCATAGACTCTCCATCAAAACAGCTCAAAAAATTCACAACTACAATAAATCCATTAGTAAATGAGGGATTCTTTGCAGATAAAGTAGTACTGGTTGAAGGAGAAAGTAATAAAGCAGCATTAGAAGTTGTTTCTGAGTACAGTGGCGTTGATCTCGACGGCAACAATATTTCAATAATTCCGGTGGGTGGAAAAGGAAACTTGCTCGTGGCATATCTGATGTTTAGAGGATTTGAAATCCCTACGTACATTATATGGGATTTTGACAAAGAAAGTGACGAACAAAACAAGTATTTATTTAATGCCGTGGGTTATGATTTTAAACAAGGTATTAGGTCATCTATTATAAAAAAGAACTTTGCAGTTTTAAATAAAAACCTTGAAGATGTAATAAAGAAGGATTTGGAACAAAAAACTGGTATATACTACTTAGCAAACTGA
- a CDS encoding cell division protein has translation MKKFIGNILLTAGLIGGAIVSARNPPLWTALGGSLAIMGVGILLRRQGEREALHQSATQGRGGKEELKRTLENAIAEIEKIMKEKDKDLEKAREHLGKILESLDTFAEKAQPLRVEGIKFYGEVMTSFSKAERHLNRAWSAYADGYIKEGDTYLESGYAQLKETLKLLSSN, from the coding sequence ATGAAGAAATTTATCGGAAATATACTGCTCACAGCTGGTTTAATCGGAGGAGCTATAGTCTCAGCTAGGAACCCACCACTCTGGACAGCACTTGGAGGTAGCCTCGCTATCATGGGAGTTGGAATCCTCCTTAGAAGACAGGGAGAGAGGGAGGCGCTCCACCAGAGCGCTACTCAAGGTAGAGGTGGAAAAGAAGAACTCAAGAGAACACTGGAGAACGCTATTGCAGAAATTGAAAAAATAATGAAAGAAAAAGACAAGGACTTAGAGAAGGCAAGAGAACACTTAGGAAAAATCCTCGAAAGCCTAGATACCTTCGCAGAGAAAGCCCAACCACTTAGGGTGGAAGGAATTAAGTTCTATGGAGAGGTCATGACAAGCTTCAGCAAGGCAGAGAGGCACTTAAACAGAGCATGGAGCGCTTACGCTGACGGCTACATAAAAGAAGGAGATACCTACCTCGAATCTGGATACGCTCAACTTAAAGAGACTTTGAAGCTCTTAAGCTCCAATTGA
- a CDS encoding HAD family hydrolase produces MIIAFDFDGTLVDSYSVIEEAFRRALKKHFPWLPFKGLFAKILTKIELYFERPKFGRHRYKVKQPRLFRTKFARTWFEERTKLSKPIDDSKELLKKLKEEGHIVISFSAEDFLEGMKEYRLRVSGFYDLFDDVIIFGRDITICEALQLVREKYGDDIFVWVDDKPWRFIGRGDENTEYVWYYFPPTAKYVTKEILDQIPHLHVIQDLWSLFDVIERIKSERGLSRLPSQS; encoded by the coding sequence ATGATAATTGCCTTTGATTTCGACGGAACGCTTGTGGACAGCTACTCCGTTATAGAAGAGGCATTTAGAAGAGCATTGAAAAAGCATTTTCCTTGGCTTCCTTTTAAGGGGTTATTTGCTAAAATCCTCACTAAAATAGAGCTCTATTTTGAGCGCCCCAAATTTGGACGGCATAGATATAAAGTAAAGCAGCCGAGACTTTTCAGAACTAAATTCGCTCGCACATGGTTTGAAGAAAGGACAAAGCTTTCGAAGCCAATTGATGACTCCAAGGAACTCTTGAAAAAGCTTAAAGAGGAAGGGCATATTGTGATATCCTTCTCTGCGGAGGACTTTTTGGAAGGAATGAAGGAATATAGGCTGAGAGTAAGCGGTTTCTATGACCTTTTTGATGATGTGATAATTTTCGGAAGAGACATAACAATCTGTGAAGCCCTCCAGCTCGTCAGAGAAAAATACGGAGATGACATCTTTGTATGGGTTGACGACAAGCCATGGCGCTTTATAGGAAGGGGAGATGAGAATACTGAATACGTATGGTATTACTTCCCCCCAACGGCGAAATATGTTACCAAAGAAATTCTAGATCAAATCCCACACCTTCACGTTATCCAAGACCTCTGGAGCCTCTTTGACGTGATAGAGAGAATTAAAAGCGAAAGAGGCCTTTCTCGTTTACCCTCTCAATCCTGA